From one Humulus lupulus chromosome 8, drHumLupu1.1, whole genome shotgun sequence genomic stretch:
- the LOC133793911 gene encoding probable cysteine protease RD19D, whose product MAGVLAQPRALTCSVGVAVLTCALTLSLVLGHNGGSSSSRNDVVPQEPVIHQVTDKSHAHLLGTERKFKMFMEKYGKTYGSREEYLHRLGIFARNMVRAAEHQALDPTAVHGVTPFSDLSAEEFERSFAGLRGGPGFGNGFPETTTTAAPPLEVGDLPESFDWREKGAVTEVKMQGSCGSCWAFSTTGAVEGANFIATGKLLNLSEQQLVDCDHTCDPSEKDACDDGCGGGLMTNAYKYVIEAGGLEEETSYPYTGKKGQCKFEADKVAVKVVNFTIIPIDENQIAANLVHQGPLAVGLNAVFMQTYIGGVSCPLICGKRWVNHGVLMVGYGSKGYSILRFRYKPYWIIKNSWGKRWGENGYYKICRGHAMCGINTMVSAVLTTTSS is encoded by the exons ATGGCAGGAGTACTAGCACAACCGAGAGCATTAACTTGCTCAGTGGGCGTAGCAGTCTTAACGTGCGCACTAACTCTTTCTCTAGTTCTCGGCCATAACGgcggcagcagcagcagtagaaaCGACGTCGTCCCACAAGAGCCAGTCATACACCAAGTCACAGACAAATCTCACGCCCACCTTCTGGGCACGGAGAGGAAATTCAAGATGTTCATGGAGAAGTACGGGAAGACGTACGGTAGCAGAGAGGAGTACCTACACCGCCTTGGGATCTTCGCTAGGAACATGGTCAGGGCCGCCGAGCACCAGGCCCTTGATCCGACGGCGGTTCACGGAGTGACGCCGTTCTCAGACCTCTCCGCGGAGGAGTTTGAGCGTTCTTTCGCCGGCTTGAGGGGTGGGCCCGGCTTTGGCAATGGGTTCCCGGAGACTACTACGACGGCTGCACCGCCTTTGGAGGTCGGCGACTTGCCGGAAAGTTTCGATTGGAGGGAGAAGGGAGCCGTTACTGAGGTTAAGATGCAG GGATCGTGTGGATCTTGCTGGGCTTTTAGTACGACAGGGGCTGTAGAAGGAGCCAATTTTATTGCAACCGGGAAGCTTCTCAATCTGAGTGAACAACAGCTAGTGGATTGTGACCACACG TGCGATCCGAGTGAGAAGGATGCATGCGACGATGGGTGTGGTGGAGGGCTTATGACAAATGCGTACAAGTATGTGATAGAGGCAGGAGGATTAGAGGAGGAGACTTCATATCCTTACACCGGGAAAAAAGGTCAATGCAAATTTGAAGCAGACAAAGTGGCTGTAAAGGTTGTCAATTTTACCATCATTCCGATTGACGAGAACCAGATTGCTGCCAATCTAGTCCACCAGGGTCCTCTCGCAG TGGGGTTGAATGCAGTGTTCATGCAAACGTACATAGGGGGAGTGTCGTGTCCCCTAATATGCGGAAAGAGATGGGTGAACCACGGCGTTTTGATGGTGGGCTACGGCTCCAAGGGCTACTCCATCCTCAGATTTCGATACAAGCCTTACTGGATCATTAAGAACTCTTGGGGAAAGCGATGGGGTGAGAATGGCTACTACAAGATCTGCCGAGGCCATGCCATGTGTGGCATCAACACTATGGTCTCCGCTGTTCTCACTACTACCTCCTCCTGA
- the LOC133795685 gene encoding uncharacterized protein LOC133795685, which translates to MDRHWINIPNKLSAEYAAGMNEFISVARHSMDSNGMVLCPCCRCVNKKSQYMHVIKLHLITHGFLSTYTRWYHHGEQVEEVEDDGLFDTEDNVEDSDQSDDLAAGLHDAIGSKYFDIGPTSDFNDESPLNVDDKYDALFESLHKPLYNNCKGFSVLSATVKLMNLKVLNKWTDKSFDRLLECLREILPEGNQCPGNYYQTRKLLCEVGLGYEQIDVCQYDCALFYGENANAVSCPVCKSSRYVRNQIPHKRLRWFPIKARLKRMFSSKHTSKDMRWHKEVRKNEAGILRHPAEGDAWKHFDNVYPDFAADSRSVRMGLASDGFNPFSNMTSTYSLWPVILIPYNMPPWASPNGTNYLMSLLIPGPKSPGKDYDVFLMPLIEELKELWDGVNAYDLYGKCMFKLRAAVLWTISDFPAYAYLSGWSTAGKLACPVCLEDTRSRRITDKQCFMGHRCYLKRNHAWRKSKEYDGSTELRGPPRTFTGDDILKQLDEIPIHTPGKAPSNSSRKRKRGEKELN; encoded by the coding sequence ATGGATCGTCATTGGATAAATATACCAAATAAACTTTCAGCAGAATATGCTGCTGGAATGAATGAATTCATTAGTGTTGCAAGACACTCCATGGACTCCAATGGGATGGTTCTATGCCCTTGTTGTCGATGCGTGAATAAGAAATCACAATACATGCATGTGATAAAGTTGCACTTGATCACTCATGGATTTCTTAGTACTTACACAAGGTGGTATCACCATGGTGAGCAAGTAGAGGAAGTAGAAGATGATGGATTATTTGATACCGAGGATAATGTCGAAGATTCAGATCAGAGTGATGATTTGGCGGCAGGTCTTCATGATGCTATTGGTAGTAAGTATTTTGACATTGGTCCAACTAGTGACTTCAATGATGAATCTCCACTTAATGTGGATGACAAGTATGATGCATTGTTTGAGTCACTTCATAAGCCTTTGTACAATAATTGTAAAGGTTTCTCTGTCTTAAGCGCGACGGTGAAGTTGATGAATCTCAAAGTGCTTAACAAATGGACAGATAAATCATTCGACCGTCTTTTGGAGTGTTTGAGAGAGATATTGCCCGAGGGTAATCAGTGCCCAGGGAATTATTACCAGACGAGGAAGCTTCTTTGTGAGGTGGGCTTAGGCTATGAGCAAATTGATGTTTGTCAATACGATTGTGCATTGTTTTATGGTGAGAATGCAAATGCAGTGTCATGTCCTGTATGCAAGTCTAGTCGTTATGTACGAAATCAAATCCCACATAAACGACTTAGATGGTTCCCAATCAAGGCACGACTTAAGAGAATGTTTAGTTCGAAGCACACTTCTAAAGATATGCGATGGCATAAAGAGGTACGGAAAAATGAAGCCGGGATTTTACGTCATCCTGCTGAAGGGGATGCTTGGAAGCATTTCGACAATGTGTATCCTGACTTTGCAGCTGATTCTAGGAGTGTACGAATGGGATTGGCGTCAGATGGGTTTAACCCTTTCTCTAATATGACATCAACCTATAGTTTGTGGCCAGTGATATTAATTCCATACAATATGCCACCTTGGGCTTCTCCTAATGGAACAAACTATCTCATGTCTTTGTTAATTCCAGGCCCTAAATCTCCTGGAAAAGATTATGATGTGTTCTTGATGCCATTAATTGAAGAGCTTAAAGAGTTATGGGATGGAGTCAATGCATATGATTTGTATGGTAAATGCATGTTTAAACTTCGAGCTGCAGTCTTGTGGACAATTAGTGATTTTCCTGCTTATGCATACTTGTCTGGGTGGAGCACTGCTGGTAAATTAGCATGTCCTGTTTGTCTTGAAGATACAAGATCTAGAAGAATAACTGACAAACAATGTTTCATGGGACATCGATGTTATTTGAAAAGAAACCATGCTTGGAGAAAAAGTAAAGAATATGATGGATCTACTGAATTACGTGGCCCTCCTAGAACTTTTACTGGTGACGACATTTTAAAGCAATTGGATGAAATTCCTATTCATACCCCTGGTAAAGCACCAAGTAATTCTTCTAGAAAACGTAAGCGTGGAGAGAAAGAGCTGAATTAG